Below is a window of Cataglyphis hispanica isolate Lineage 1 chromosome 14, ULB_Chis1_1.0, whole genome shotgun sequence DNA.
ttatttatattttgtttatagaaaTGCGAACgcgtttgatatttaatatgaaagtggtatttcatttttttctggcTTGTTTTTAGGAAAAACATTAGCTTCTAGAGGCGTACAGATGGATGTGTgtgacaaatttataatacatttgacCAAAGTTTTAATAGGAGTGTTAGAGATGCACCCATTTTGCTACGTGGAACTCATACCGACTTCCTTAGAATTTTCcgttttttattgctttacaGAAGCAGGTCAGGCATTAacattcgaaaaatttatcattcaatGCCTgaatttaacgaaaaatattttattatcaccaTATTATAGACCAGCTAAATTTAGTGAAGGTACATAAGCTGTATCATTTTTACttgtttatgttatttatattatgttccATGTATGTTATCTATATTAACAACAATTGCTTTTGTTATGGGAAACAGAAGCGAAAGATCCATTGGTATTGAGACCGTACCAATTGAAACAAGAATTTTTCACACCAGAAATTTTAACGGAAATTTGCTCCAGACTGGTCACGCATTACTTTCTTTTGACACCCATGGATCTTGAAACATGGGATACTCATCCAGAAAGTTTTGGTAAgcatagatttatatttgataagtaTAATGCTACATTTTTACTTGTGAATTCtgactaattttataaagaaaaagaaatttttttttataaatgcaaaacaaaatatagaaaatattactttttcagCTGTTGATGATGGTGGAGAGTCATGGAAATATAGTTTGAGGGTGAGTGATTAAAGGCATTGCAAATGTaatgaaagattatatatatatatatatatatatatatatatatatatatataaaattatataaatatatatcatgattatttatgggaatatatattgtattatagcCTTGCACAGAGTCCTTATTTTTGGCGATCTTCCATCAATTTAGAGACGTTCTTGCTTCGGTTTTGGTTGATTTGATGCGACAACATCATCAACCTGTCGATCCTAACAATTTACATGCGATTTTAGTAAAAGACGCAGTTTACCGCGCGGTTGGTTTGGCTGCCTTCGATTTATACGACGAGgtacagaaaatattatcacatatCTCTTCCATGAACATTTAATTGATCTAATAAACGTTTTTTATTCAACAGGTAAATTTTGATCAATGGTTTTCGACGACTCTGAAGGAGGAATTAAAAGTTCGAAGTAATAATTACAGAATTATCAGAAGACGTGTGTGTTGGTTAATCGGCCAATGGACGAGTATGTTGACATTTTGCTGGAAAATGGATATGCTgtaagcaattatttattatttgtattttgtgaattttatattttttgcagataTCAAACTGAGCACGGAATTGAGACCGGAGTTGTACAAGGTCATGATAGAAGCATTAAATCCTGAAGAAGACTTGGGAGTTCGTTTAGCGGCGAGTAATGCTTTGAAACAAGCGATTGATGATTTTCAGTTTAATTCGGAGGAATTTTCTCACTTCTTGGAGCCAGTATTTTCGTTATTGTTTGCGCTTCTTAAGGAAGTAAACGAGTGTGATACAAAGGTAAGAGGCAGAGAActgatgtttatttttttttatatccttgcaatatatacttgttttttacttatttttttatttttttttttattttttagatgcaCGTGCTATATGTATTATCGTTTATTATCGAGCGTGTTGGTAGTGGAATTAAGCCTCATGTTGGTGCACTCAGTTCATATCTGCCTGAACTTTGGCAACAATCCGAGGAATATAATATGCTGCGGTGCGCTATAGTGTCGACTCTGATACATTTGGAGAAGGTAAATATGCGACCTATCTTTGGATCAATAAATTGATACTACTTTTTCTAATGTTATTATGTATTCATAGGCTCTAGGTTCCGAGAGCGTTATTCTGGAACCATTGGTGGTAGGTGTTGTAGCTCTAAGTTGTGATGTTAATCAAGAGGgacatgtttatttattagaggATGGATTGGAATTGTGGTATGCCTTGTTGGAAAATGCACCTGCTCCGACACCAGCTATAATGGATCTTTTCAGAAATATGCCAGCATTATTGGGTTAGtgatatgtttaatattgttaacggtttttattaatagttctCGATGATATGAAATGATAAGcccttttatttatatttttagataaatccACGGAGAATCTGCGTTTATGTTTGTACATAATTCAAGCTTATGTGTTGTTGAACCCGCAAGACTTTTTTACTTATAGAGGCTCACTGGTCATCGAAACATTAAAAGCGCTTCTGAGCGATTTACGGCCGGACGGCAGAGTGATGGCATTGAGGTTATTCGAGATCTGTCTCAGAGCTTCCCCTCAACAAGGTGCAGAACTGATCAAAcccattttattaaaaatatttgagtaagtagattttttcccttttttgaaaaagatacgTGCTATATAGAAACCtaaaatgtcatattttaacAGGAGCGTTTACAATGGCGAAGAATATCCAATGGTCATGACTATGAATCTATCTATTGTTGCAAGAGTTTTGTTAAGTTCTCGCGATATTTTTGTACAGGTATGAAAAATGACCTCAGCTGTGATTCAAACTGGAcagattttttcaaagatacaaattatttttgcaggtGATCAGCGATCTCGCACAGAATATAGGTACCGAAACAAGAGAAGAGGTCGTGCTCGGAAAGATGATACATAGGTGGATCAATGGAATGCCATTAGTATCTCAGACCGAAGGGCGGAAATTACTAGCACTCGCGCTTTGCTTTCTCCTTGGGGCGAACAGTCCGCCTACGGTTCTCGAATATTTTCCGTACATAATATCAAACATCGTCGAGACGCTTAACGACATCACTAAATTTGACGATATGGGCTATCCTGTCGAGTAAGATTTGagaagtcttttttttttttgcaga
It encodes the following:
- the LOC126854681 gene encoding importin-11 isoform X1, whose protein sequence is MRVCGIDCEAEDMDAAIIEVLRQAVSQDPNVLKSAEQTLKQWEIQQGFYIALYNVLSNHSLAVEVRWMAIVYLKIGVERYWRKNAPNSIEDSEKEFLRQHLLRNFEEPVNPLAIQLAVLIAKIARYDCPREWNTLVPTLLENIRRENPLVQRQALLTLHHVVKALASKRLADGQRLFRELTATMFNFILNLWNTYTESFLIMASNGADASQIQEALEKALLLLRILRQLIVNGFSKPSESQDAMLFLKVVFERARTCLECRKTLASRGVQMDVCDKFIIHLTKVLIGVLEMHPFCYVELIPTSLEFSVFYCFTEAGQALTFEKFIIQCLNLTKNILLSPYYRPAKFSEEAKDPLVLRPYQLKQEFFTPEILTEICSRLVTHYFLLTPMDLETWDTHPESFAVDDGGESWKYSLRPCTESLFLAIFHQFRDVLASVLVDLMRQHHQPVDPNNLHAILVKDAVYRAVGLAAFDLYDEVNFDQWFSTTLKEELKVRSNNYRIIRRRVCWLIGQWTNIKLSTELRPELYKVMIEALNPEEDLGVRLAASNALKQAIDDFQFNSEEFSHFLEPVFSLLFALLKEVNECDTKMHVLYVLSFIIERVGSGIKPHVGALSSYLPELWQQSEEYNMLRCAIVSTLIHLEKALGSESVILEPLVVGVVALSCDVNQEGHVYLLEDGLELWYALLENAPAPTPAIMDLFRNMPALLDKSTENLRLCLYIIQAYVLLNPQDFFTYRGSLVIETLKALLSDLRPDGRVMALRLFEICLRASPQQGAELIKPILLKIFESVYNGEEYPMVMTMNLSIVARVLLSSRDIFVQVISDLAQNIGTETREEVVLGKMIHRWINGMPLVSQTEGRKLLALALCFLLGANSPPTVLEYFPYIISNIVETLNDITKFDDMGYPVDSLMITDQPSPSQYEDVDYETEHAQRQKRLAFSDPVHSISLKDTLQSQLIMLRSIVGDNQFDQLMLTLNSEIDEQLKDYISL
- the LOC126854681 gene encoding importin-11 isoform X2 produces the protein MDAAIIEVLRQAVSQDPNVLKSAEQTLKQWEIQQGFYIALYNVLSNHSLAVEVRWMAIVYLKIGVERYWRKNAPNSIEDSEKEFLRQHLLRNFEEPVNPLAIQLAVLIAKIARYDCPREWNTLVPTLLENIRRENPLVQRQALLTLHHVVKALASKRLADGQRLFRELTATMFNFILNLWNTYTESFLIMASNGADASQIQEALEKALLLLRILRQLIVNGFSKPSESQDAMLFLKVVFERARTCLECRKTLASRGVQMDVCDKFIIHLTKVLIGVLEMHPFCYVELIPTSLEFSVFYCFTEAGQALTFEKFIIQCLNLTKNILLSPYYRPAKFSEEAKDPLVLRPYQLKQEFFTPEILTEICSRLVTHYFLLTPMDLETWDTHPESFAVDDGGESWKYSLRPCTESLFLAIFHQFRDVLASVLVDLMRQHHQPVDPNNLHAILVKDAVYRAVGLAAFDLYDEVNFDQWFSTTLKEELKVRSNNYRIIRRRVCWLIGQWTNIKLSTELRPELYKVMIEALNPEEDLGVRLAASNALKQAIDDFQFNSEEFSHFLEPVFSLLFALLKEVNECDTKMHVLYVLSFIIERVGSGIKPHVGALSSYLPELWQQSEEYNMLRCAIVSTLIHLEKALGSESVILEPLVVGVVALSCDVNQEGHVYLLEDGLELWYALLENAPAPTPAIMDLFRNMPALLDKSTENLRLCLYIIQAYVLLNPQDFFTYRGSLVIETLKALLSDLRPDGRVMALRLFEICLRASPQQGAELIKPILLKIFESVYNGEEYPMVMTMNLSIVARVLLSSRDIFVQVISDLAQNIGTETREEVVLGKMIHRWINGMPLVSQTEGRKLLALALCFLLGANSPPTVLEYFPYIISNIVETLNDITKFDDMGYPVDSLMITDQPSPSQYEDVDYETEHAQRQKRLAFSDPVHSISLKDTLQSQLIMLRSIVGDNQFDQLMLTLNSEIDEQLKDYISL